The Lysobacter sp. genome includes a window with the following:
- a CDS encoding thiazole synthase, giving the protein MTALPAYDDTLVIAGKSYRSRLLTGTGKFKDHDETRRATDAAGAEIVTVAIRRTNIGQNPGEPNLLDVLPPDRYTLLPNTAGCYTADDAVRTCRLARELLDGHALVKLEVLGDARTLFPDVVQTLKAAETLVADGFDVMVYTSDDPILAKRLEEIGCVAVMPLAAPIGSGLGIQNRYNLLEIIENAKVPILVDAGVGTASDAAIAMELGCDGVLMNTAIAGAKDPVRMALAMKLAIEAGRHAFLAGRIPRKRYASASSPVDGLIG; this is encoded by the coding sequence ATGACCGCACTCCCCGCATACGACGACACGCTCGTCATCGCCGGCAAGTCCTATCGCTCGCGTCTGTTGACCGGCACCGGCAAGTTCAAGGACCACGACGAAACCCGCCGCGCCACCGACGCCGCCGGCGCCGAGATCGTCACCGTCGCGATCCGCCGCACGAACATCGGCCAGAACCCGGGCGAACCGAATCTGCTCGATGTCCTGCCGCCGGACCGCTACACCCTGCTGCCCAACACCGCCGGCTGCTACACCGCCGACGATGCCGTGCGCACCTGCCGGCTGGCGCGCGAACTGCTCGACGGCCACGCGCTGGTGAAACTGGAAGTGCTGGGCGACGCCCGCACCCTGTTCCCGGATGTGGTGCAGACGCTCAAAGCCGCCGAGACCCTGGTCGCCGACGGCTTCGACGTGATGGTCTACACCAGCGACGACCCGATCCTGGCCAAGCGCCTCGAAGAGATCGGCTGCGTCGCGGTGATGCCGCTGGCCGCGCCGATCGGCTCCGGCCTCGGCATCCAGAACCGCTACAACCTGCTGGAAATCATCGAGAACGCGAAGGTGCCGATCCTGGTCGATGCCGGCGTCGGCACCGCCTCGGATGCCGCCATCGCGATGGAGCTGGGCTGCGACGGCGTACTGATGAACACCGCGATCGCCGGCGCCAAGGACCCGGTGCGCATGGCGCTGGCGATGAAGCTGGCGATCGAAGCCGGCCGACACGCCTTCCTCGCCGGACGCATCCCGCGCAAGCGCTACGCCTCGGCGTCGTCGCCGGTGGATGGGTTGATCGGATAA
- a CDS encoding ribulose-phosphate 3-epimerase — MQSTVIAPSILSANFAKLGEEVDAVLAAGADWVHFDVMDNHYVPNLTIGPLVCEALRKHGVTAPIDVHLMVEPVDRLVPDFAKAGASLISFHPEASRHVHRTIQLIKSQGCQAGVVLNPATPVEVLDYVLDELDLVLLMSVNPGFGGQSFIPSALDKLRAVRQRIDAVTARTGKLIRLEIDGGVKPDNIAGIAQAGADTFVAGSAIFGQRDYAAVVAQMKAAVAAVRRA; from the coding sequence ATGCAATCCACTGTCATCGCCCCATCCATCCTGTCCGCCAACTTCGCGAAGCTCGGCGAGGAGGTCGATGCGGTCCTCGCGGCCGGCGCCGATTGGGTGCATTTCGACGTGATGGACAACCATTACGTGCCCAATCTCACCATCGGGCCGTTGGTCTGCGAGGCGCTGCGCAAACACGGGGTGACCGCGCCGATCGATGTGCATCTGATGGTGGAGCCGGTGGATCGGCTGGTGCCGGATTTCGCCAAGGCCGGCGCGTCGCTGATCAGCTTCCATCCCGAAGCCAGCCGCCACGTGCACCGCACCATTCAACTCATCAAGTCGCAGGGCTGCCAGGCCGGCGTGGTGTTGAATCCGGCGACGCCGGTCGAGGTGTTGGATTACGTGCTGGACGAGCTCGATCTGGTGCTGCTGATGTCGGTGAACCCGGGTTTCGGCGGCCAGAGCTTCATTCCATCTGCGCTGGATAAATTGCGTGCGGTGCGCCAGCGCATCGACGCGGTGACGGCGCGGACCGGCAAGCTGATCCGCCTCGAAATCGACGGCGGCGTGAAGCCCGACAATATCGCCGGGATCGCGCAGGCCGGTGCGGATACCTTCGTCGCGGGGTCGGCGATTTTCGGTCAGCGCGATTACGCTGCGGTGGTCGCGCAGATGAAGGCGGCGGTCGCTGCCGTACGCCGCGCGTGA
- the thiS gene encoding sulfur carrier protein ThiS — translation MDIRLNGTPLALAAHGTIADLLLAQGLAERRVAVEVNGEIVPRSRHASHLLADGDVVEIVHALGGG, via the coding sequence ATGGATATCAGACTGAACGGCACACCCCTCGCCCTTGCCGCCCACGGCACCATCGCCGACCTGCTCCTCGCCCAAGGTCTGGCCGAGCGCCGGGTCGCGGTGGAGGTGAATGGCGAGATCGTCCCCCGCAGCCGTCATGCCAGCCATCTCTTGGCGGACGGTGACGTGGTCGAGATCGTGCATGCGCTGGGCGGCGGGTGA
- a CDS encoding anthranilate synthase component I encodes MISFEQFQQYADDGHTLIPVVREVLSDLDTPLSVYLKLADGPYTYLFESVEGGERFGRYSIIGLPAHRVYAFAGHTLYVTQLGDLMEAREVEDPLAEVERLRTAQKIPRLAGLPGFTGGLVGWFGFECIEYIEPRLRGGGVHPDRRDELGTPDILLMESREVAVFDNLKGRLYLIVHADPREPQAWARANRRLDALTYRLRQGGAGYPETLDSTGLSEADFVSGFTREGFIAAVEKSKEYIRAGDIFQVVLSQRLSVPFRARPVDVYRALRALNPSPYMYFLDVGGTQVVGSSPEILVRLEDGKVTVRPIAGTRPRGKTPEADAALEAELLADPKERAEHLMLIDLGRNDVGRVSEPGTVEVGDRFVIERYSHVMHIVSEVTGRLKEGLNYADVLRATFPAGTVSGAPKIRALEVIRELEPVKRNVYAGSIGYISWHGDADTAIAIRTAVIQDGKLHVQAGAGIVYDSDPQKEWEETMNKGRALFRAVEEAARGL; translated from the coding sequence GTGATCTCGTTCGAACAGTTCCAGCAATACGCCGACGACGGCCATACCCTGATTCCCGTGGTGCGCGAGGTGCTGTCCGACCTCGATACGCCGCTCTCGGTCTATCTCAAGCTGGCCGATGGCCCGTACACCTATCTGTTCGAATCGGTCGAAGGCGGCGAGCGCTTCGGCCGCTACTCGATCATCGGCCTGCCCGCGCATCGCGTGTACGCGTTCGCCGGGCATACGCTGTACGTCACCCAGTTGGGCGATTTGATGGAGGCGCGTGAGGTCGAAGACCCGCTGGCCGAAGTCGAACGCCTGCGCACCGCACAGAAGATTCCGCGCCTCGCGGGCCTGCCCGGTTTCACCGGCGGTCTGGTCGGCTGGTTCGGTTTCGAATGCATCGAATACATCGAACCGCGACTGCGCGGCGGCGGCGTGCATCCGGACCGCCGTGACGAACTGGGCACGCCCGATATCCTGTTGATGGAAAGCCGCGAGGTCGCGGTGTTCGACAACCTCAAGGGCCGACTGTATCTCATCGTCCACGCAGACCCGCGCGAACCGCAGGCCTGGGCGCGCGCGAACCGGCGGCTGGATGCGCTCACCTATCGTCTGCGCCAGGGCGGCGCCGGGTATCCGGAAACCCTGGATTCGACCGGCCTGAGCGAAGCGGATTTCGTCTCCGGCTTCACCCGCGAAGGTTTCATCGCCGCGGTCGAGAAATCGAAGGAATACATCCGTGCCGGCGACATTTTCCAGGTCGTGCTCAGCCAGCGGCTGTCGGTGCCGTTCCGCGCGCGCCCGGTCGATGTCTATCGCGCGCTGCGCGCGCTCAATCCGTCGCCGTACATGTATTTCCTCGATGTCGGCGGCACCCAGGTGGTGGGCTCGTCGCCGGAAATCCTGGTGCGCCTGGAGGACGGAAAAGTCACGGTGCGCCCGATCGCCGGCACCCGCCCGCGCGGCAAGACGCCCGAAGCGGACGCCGCGCTGGAAGCGGAATTGCTGGCCGATCCCAAAGAGCGCGCCGAACACCTGATGTTGATCGATCTGGGCCGCAACGATGTCGGTCGGGTCAGCGAGCCGGGCACGGTGGAAGTGGGCGATCGCTTCGTGATCGAGCGCTACAGCCACGTCATGCATATCGTCAGCGAAGTCACCGGCCGGTTGAAGGAAGGCCTGAACTACGCCGACGTGCTGCGCGCGACCTTTCCGGCCGGCACCGTCAGTGGTGCGCCGAAGATCCGCGCGCTGGAAGTCATCCGGGAACTTGAGCCGGTGAAGCGCAACGTCTACGCCGGCAGCATCGGTTACATCAGCTGGCACGGCGACGCCGACACCGCCATCGCGATCCGCACCGCCGTGATCCAGGACGGCAAACTGCACGTGCAGGCCGGCGCGGGCATCGTCTACGACTCCGACCCGCAGAAAGAGTGGGAAGAAACCATGAACAAGGGCCGCGCGCTGTTCCGAGCGGTGGAAGAGGCGGCGCGGGGGTTGTAG
- a CDS encoding autotransporter domain-containing protein: MSFNRGAKRPIRSLLTVALIAATAAVAAPVFAAGPYSQTVFFGDSLTDAGFFRPLLPASVRPVTGQFTTNPGFVWSQYLADFYGTTAGPNGNGQTGTNYAAGGARVGINTTGALGPIPSLATQVTNHLAANGGRADSRALYTVWGGANDLFAITNAGAPASTTIASAVASEVGIVGQLQGAGAKYILVATVPDLGLTPAFRAQGATAQAQGTALTTTYNSALFGALASNGLRVIPLDTFNLIREITASPAAYGFTNITGTACQPQITANSLTCNPTSLVSPDAPNSYLFADGVHPTSRAHQILSQYAVSVLEAPRQIALLPHATATVGRARADRVSGHLAGKPDSDGMRWWVDGRADFQRYGDGNTYDGVGPAFTGGVDWTRGNFVYGGFGGIGRNSYDFGRRGGDFDQTDATLGGFAGWYGENAWVNGQLSYSMVSYDVNREVWLGPVMRSHTGSPDGSNLSFGVSTGYNFTGEALSHGPVVSVLAQQVDVDGYAENQPTLSTSLAYPDQSFDSLITSLGWQASYKINDHLTPYGRLTWDVEHEDQAKEAFARSQSIAGSLPYAVPGQTFDDTYVTLQMGARTELFGLDANIGLNVSAAQDRGNDATLFATFGKQF; encoded by the coding sequence ATGTCTTTCAATCGTGGGGCCAAACGGCCCATCCGCAGTCTTCTTACGGTCGCCCTGATCGCGGCGACTGCAGCAGTGGCCGCACCGGTCTTCGCGGCCGGTCCTTATTCGCAGACGGTGTTCTTCGGCGACAGCCTGACCGACGCCGGCTTCTTCCGCCCGCTGCTGCCGGCCAGCGTCCGTCCGGTCACCGGCCAGTTCACCACCAACCCGGGATTCGTCTGGTCGCAGTACCTGGCCGATTTCTACGGCACCACCGCCGGCCCCAACGGTAATGGCCAGACCGGCACCAACTACGCCGCTGGCGGCGCCCGCGTGGGCATCAACACCACCGGTGCGCTGGGCCCGATCCCCTCGCTCGCCACCCAGGTCACCAACCATCTCGCCGCCAACGGCGGACGCGCGGACAGTCGTGCGCTGTACACCGTCTGGGGCGGCGCCAACGATCTGTTCGCGATCACCAATGCCGGCGCGCCGGCCAGCACCACCATCGCCAGTGCGGTGGCTTCGGAAGTCGGCATCGTCGGCCAACTGCAGGGTGCCGGCGCCAAGTACATCCTGGTCGCGACCGTGCCGGATCTCGGTCTGACGCCGGCCTTCCGTGCCCAGGGCGCGACGGCGCAGGCGCAGGGCACCGCGCTCACCACCACTTACAACAGTGCGCTCTTCGGTGCCCTGGCCAGCAATGGCCTGCGCGTGATCCCGCTCGACACCTTCAACCTGATCCGCGAAATCACCGCATCGCCGGCCGCGTACGGCTTCACCAACATCACGGGCACCGCCTGCCAGCCGCAGATCACCGCGAACTCGCTGACCTGCAACCCGACCAGCCTGGTGTCGCCGGATGCGCCGAACAGCTATCTGTTCGCCGATGGCGTGCATCCGACCAGCCGCGCGCACCAGATCCTGTCGCAGTACGCAGTCTCGGTGCTGGAAGCGCCGCGCCAGATCGCGCTGCTGCCGCACGCGACGGCCACGGTCGGCCGCGCCCGCGCCGATCGCGTTTCCGGCCATCTCGCCGGCAAGCCCGACAGCGACGGCATGCGCTGGTGGGTCGACGGCCGCGCCGATTTCCAGCGTTACGGCGACGGCAACACCTACGACGGCGTCGGCCCGGCCTTCACCGGCGGCGTCGATTGGACCCGCGGCAACTTCGTCTACGGCGGTTTCGGCGGCATCGGCCGCAACAGCTACGACTTCGGCCGTCGCGGCGGCGATTTCGACCAGACCGACGCCACGCTCGGCGGTTTCGCCGGCTGGTATGGCGAAAACGCCTGGGTCAACGGCCAGCTCAGCTACTCGATGGTCAGCTACGACGTGAATCGCGAAGTGTGGCTCGGCCCGGTCATGCGCAGCCATACCGGCTCGCCCGACGGCAGCAACCTCAGCTTCGGCGTCAGCACGGGTTACAACTTCACCGGCGAAGCGCTCAGCCACGGCCCCGTCGTCAGCGTGTTGGCGCAGCAGGTCGATGTCGACGGCTATGCCGAAAACCAGCCGACCCTGTCCACCTCGCTGGCCTACCCGGACCAGAGCTTCGATTCGCTGATCACCAGCCTCGGCTGGCAGGCCAGCTACAAGATCAACGACCACCTGACGCCCTATGGCCGCTTGACCTGGGACGTGGAGCATGAAGACCAGGCCAAAGAAGCGTTCGCGCGCTCGCAGTCGATCGCCGGCAGCCTGCCCTACGCCGTACCGGGCCAGACCTTCGACGACACCTACGTGACCCTGCAGATGGGCGCCCGTACCGAACTGTTCGGTCTGGACGCGAACATCGGTCTCAACGTGAGTGCGGCGCAGGACCGCGGCAACGACGCCACCCTGTTCGCCACCTTCGGCAAGCAGTTCTGA
- a CDS encoding SLC13 family permease, translating to MENTLTLTSDMQLVLGLTVLTMVLFLFERLRADVVALVVLVLLGLTGLVAPEDLFNGFSGNAVMSVIATMILGAGLDRTGALNRLAAWLLRRAHGVEHRLLLFTSTIAGINSAVMQNPSVMALYLPVASRLSSRTGLPLSQLLFPIATGIMMGGALTMVGNSPLILLNDLLVSANANLPSGLTTLKPLPMFAPMPIGLALLAAGLAYFHFFGGKRLHENAADAGVTPARTESYFASAYGIDGDVYELTVTADSPLVGMSLRETEDLHDAPLILALKTGNDSRLAPPGDARIWVGSVLGVMGPRQAIVDFAQNRFLRSSSRLREFADLFNPARAGISEAVVPPTSTFIGKTATQLQLRKLHNLRLLAINRDKQVLRENVREQPLRAGDLLVLHSIWQDLAQAASNRDFVPVTDYPKAEQRPHKFKIAMTIFGITMLIALSSRIPASVALMTGVAGMLITGVLKMDEAYAAINWKTVFLMACLIPLGWAMDSSGAAAWVAAHSLDRLPEGTPHWLLEIALGLLTTAFSLVISHVGATIVMVPIAINLALASGSDPTSFALIVALSASNNFMTASNPVMSMITGPAGYTAKELWKVGGPLCLLYTGIVVLVVNLLF from the coding sequence ATGGAGAACACCCTCACCCTCACCAGCGATATGCAGCTCGTCCTCGGGCTGACGGTGCTGACGATGGTGCTGTTCCTGTTCGAGCGCCTGCGCGCGGATGTGGTCGCGCTGGTGGTGCTGGTGCTGCTGGGCCTGACCGGACTGGTCGCGCCGGAAGATCTGTTCAACGGCTTCTCGGGCAACGCGGTCATGAGCGTGATCGCGACCATGATCCTCGGCGCCGGGCTCGATCGAACCGGCGCGCTGAATCGACTCGCTGCGTGGCTGCTGCGCCGCGCGCACGGCGTCGAGCATCGCCTGCTGCTGTTCACTTCGACCATCGCCGGCATCAACTCCGCCGTGATGCAGAATCCGTCGGTGATGGCGCTGTATCTGCCGGTGGCGTCGCGCTTGTCGTCGCGCACCGGACTGCCGTTGTCGCAGCTGCTGTTTCCGATCGCGACCGGGATCATGATGGGCGGCGCGCTGACCATGGTCGGCAATTCGCCGCTGATCCTGCTCAACGATCTGCTGGTTTCGGCCAACGCCAACCTGCCGTCCGGTTTGACCACGTTGAAACCGCTGCCGATGTTCGCGCCCATGCCGATCGGCTTGGCGCTGCTGGCGGCGGGTCTGGCGTATTTCCATTTCTTCGGCGGCAAGCGCCTGCACGAAAACGCCGCCGATGCCGGGGTCACCCCGGCGCGCACCGAAAGTTATTTCGCCAGCGCCTACGGCATCGACGGCGATGTCTACGAGCTCACCGTCACCGCCGACAGCCCGCTGGTGGGCATGTCGCTGCGCGAAACCGAAGACCTGCACGACGCGCCGCTGATCCTCGCGCTGAAGACCGGCAACGACTCGCGGCTGGCGCCGCCGGGCGATGCGCGGATCTGGGTGGGCAGCGTGCTCGGCGTGATGGGCCCGCGCCAGGCCATCGTCGATTTCGCACAGAACCGCTTCCTGCGCAGCAGCTCGCGGCTGCGCGAATTCGCCGACCTGTTCAACCCGGCGCGCGCCGGCATTTCCGAAGCGGTCGTTCCGCCCACGTCCACCTTCATCGGCAAGACCGCCACCCAGCTGCAACTGCGCAAGCTGCACAACCTGCGGCTGCTCGCGATCAACCGCGACAAGCAGGTGCTGCGCGAGAACGTGCGCGAGCAGCCGCTGCGCGCCGGCGACCTGCTGGTGCTGCACAGCATCTGGCAGGACCTGGCGCAGGCCGCGAGCAACCGCGATTTCGTGCCGGTCACCGATTACCCGAAAGCCGAGCAGCGCCCGCACAAGTTCAAGATCGCCATGACCATCTTCGGCATCACCATGCTGATCGCGCTGTCGTCGCGCATCCCCGCGTCGGTGGCGCTGATGACCGGCGTTGCCGGCATGCTGATCACCGGCGTGCTGAAGATGGACGAGGCCTACGCCGCGATCAACTGGAAGACCGTGTTCCTGATGGCCTGCCTGATTCCGCTGGGCTGGGCGATGGATTCCAGCGGCGCCGCCGCCTGGGTCGCGGCGCATTCGCTGGATCGCCTGCCCGAGGGCACGCCGCACTGGCTGCTGGAGATCGCGCTGGGCCTGCTGACCACCGCGTTCTCGCTGGTGATCAGCCATGTCGGCGCCACCATCGTGATGGTGCCGATCGCGATCAATCTGGCGCTGGCCTCCGGCAGCGACCCCACTTCGTTCGCACTGATCGTGGCGCTGTCGGCCTCGAACAATTTCATGACCGCGTCCAATCCGGTGATGTCGATGATCACCGGCCCCGCCGGCTACACCGCGAAAGAACTGTGGAAAGTCGGCGGCCCGCTGTGCCTGCTCTACACCGGCATCGTCGTGCTGGTGGTCAACCTGTTGTTCTGA
- a CDS encoding helix-turn-helix domain-containing protein, with translation MPYSVFLAELQRIGLSVRAFAELIGMNPNSISNYARGGELPAHIALIAVLVVAVSEMGGDYRQAMSKVTLTPKKPRGGARRGRFGGDPQQGMEF, from the coding sequence ATGCCATATTCGGTATTTCTTGCGGAGTTGCAGAGGATTGGCCTAAGCGTTCGCGCGTTTGCCGAACTGATAGGCATGAATCCAAATTCGATTTCCAACTACGCGCGCGGTGGCGAACTTCCCGCCCATATTGCGCTGATTGCCGTTCTCGTCGTCGCGGTCAGTGAGATGGGTGGAGACTATCGTCAGGCCATGTCCAAGGTCACGCTCACGCCAAAAAAACCGCGTGGTGGTGCCCGACGAGGGCGCTTTGGAGGTGACCCGCAGCAGGGCATGGAGTTCTGA
- the yegS gene encoding lipid kinase YegS, translating into MGTHAVWLILNGKQAHDAEVRLAVAAMRERGVSLAVRVTWEAGDAARFVDEAIAANARTVIAGGGDGSLREVAAALAQRDAPADALPSLAVLSLGTANDFATAAGIPVDAEAALDLACTSMAQPVDLLRIDADGEQQWCINLASGGFGTTVTTETGEGLKKMLGGLAYVVSGLARIGSVEPIRARFEAVDFAWAGDFIALGIGNGRQAGGGQVLCPQACIDDGLLDVTLVPTIEGEFAATIGTLIAEGKQAALERVSTQVRSPWLRIAADPPLTLNLDGEPVAARAFRIECIPGRLRMHLPAGCVLLTAHAEPG; encoded by the coding sequence ATCGGCACACACGCGGTCTGGCTGATCCTCAACGGCAAACAGGCGCACGACGCCGAGGTGAGGCTGGCCGTCGCCGCGATGCGCGAACGCGGCGTGTCGCTGGCGGTCCGCGTCACCTGGGAAGCGGGAGACGCGGCGCGCTTCGTCGACGAAGCCATCGCCGCCAACGCGCGCACCGTGATCGCCGGCGGTGGCGACGGCTCGCTGCGAGAGGTCGCGGCGGCGCTGGCGCAGCGCGATGCGCCCGCCGATGCGCTGCCGTCGCTGGCGGTGCTGTCCCTGGGGACCGCCAATGATTTCGCCACCGCAGCGGGGATTCCCGTCGATGCCGAAGCAGCGCTCGATCTGGCCTGCACGTCGATGGCGCAGCCGGTGGATCTGCTGCGCATCGATGCCGATGGCGAGCAGCAATGGTGCATCAATCTGGCGTCCGGCGGTTTCGGTACCACCGTCACCACCGAGACCGGGGAAGGCCTGAAGAAGATGCTGGGCGGTCTGGCTTACGTGGTCAGCGGCTTGGCGCGCATCGGCAGCGTCGAACCCATCCGCGCGCGTTTCGAAGCCGTGGATTTCGCATGGGCGGGCGATTTCATCGCGCTGGGCATCGGCAACGGCCGCCAGGCCGGAGGTGGCCAGGTCCTGTGCCCGCAGGCGTGCATCGACGACGGCCTGTTGGATGTCACCCTGGTGCCGACGATCGAAGGCGAATTCGCCGCCACCATCGGCACGCTGATTGCCGAAGGCAAGCAGGCCGCGCTGGAACGCGTGTCGACGCAAGTGCGGTCGCCGTGGCTGCGGATCGCCGCCGACCCACCGCTCACCCTCAACCTGGACGGCGAGCCCGTCGCAGCGCGCGCGTTCCGGATCGAATGCATCCCCGGACGCCTGCGGATGCATCTGCCTGCCGGCTGCGTGCTGCTGACCGCGCATGCCGAGCCGGGCTGA
- the trmB gene encoding tRNA (guanosine(46)-N7)-methyltransferase TrmB: MPMATDQAYDQPFTVEPGQRKIRSFVLRQGRFSPAQQRAFDELWPRFGLDYTAGARDYDAIFGRSAPRVVEIGFGNGEALRFAARQDPSRDYIGIEVHAPGVGRLLNALSDDGSDHVRVYRHDAVEVLSHEIADGSMDEIRIYFPDPWHKKRHNKRRLVQPEFAALLARKLRVGGRLHLATDWQDYAGQMWDVLDATPGLRNRAGARGHVSRPDWRPQTHFETRGQKLGHGVWDLLYDKDADGMTTHPTIDQTTRQITD; the protein is encoded by the coding sequence ATGCCGATGGCCACCGATCAGGCATACGACCAACCCTTCACGGTCGAACCCGGCCAACGCAAGATCCGCAGCTTCGTGCTGCGCCAAGGCCGTTTCAGCCCGGCGCAACAGCGTGCGTTCGACGAACTCTGGCCGCGCTTCGGTCTGGACTACACCGCCGGCGCGCGCGATTACGACGCGATCTTCGGCCGCAGTGCGCCGCGCGTGGTCGAGATCGGTTTCGGCAACGGCGAGGCGCTGCGTTTCGCCGCGAGGCAGGATCCGTCGCGCGATTACATCGGCATCGAAGTGCATGCGCCCGGCGTCGGCCGGCTGTTGAATGCATTGAGCGACGACGGCAGCGATCACGTCCGCGTCTACCGCCACGATGCGGTGGAAGTGCTGTCCCATGAAATCGCCGACGGCAGCATGGATGAAATCCGCATCTACTTCCCCGACCCGTGGCACAAGAAGCGCCACAACAAGCGCCGCCTGGTGCAGCCGGAATTCGCTGCGCTGCTGGCCCGCAAACTGCGCGTCGGCGGCCGTCTGCACCTCGCCACCGATTGGCAGGATTACGCCGGACAGATGTGGGACGTGCTGGACGCCACGCCCGGGCTGCGCAATCGCGCCGGTGCGCGCGGTCACGTATCGCGCCCCGATTGGCGACCGCAGACGCATTTCGAGACGCGCGGCCAGAAACTCGGCCACGGGGTGTGGGATCTGTTGTACGACAAGGACGCCGACGGCATGACCACCCACCCGACCATCGACCAGACGACCCGACAGATCACCGACTGA